A genomic stretch from Halopiger aswanensis includes:
- a CDS encoding DUF7096 domain-containing protein gives MNRAIPALLALVLVLSLPATTVGSAMLATDTEHVRDGSATLPALQQETAETQSTPVEIENTTNRLPLAGDVREDHVEYKPDLGAALASADDGLRIDHEQYVLADSEFEDATPDERVEMIETAYSRIQDQVDTLEQSEREAVRAHANGERSTAEVLGTIARNYQKAEILDGAIADLEAKSYRTNDYSLSNSNLGADRAVLDFRRTAIRTDLATALQYPATEPSSVRLETSQNGYRLSMVDGGNYLSETVRFDNRDLTQPDQFEEYESIDRADELYPWASESISDPFPNMQAHSAERGFYSIEYFHNHGTLEIHLDAGTGNVYHEIQKLSIGSLPVTNERMYAGNGLELSLNETPANGPVEVTVTDSLDEPESATISIDGVEIGTTDADDGTRWIIPPSDEYELQTETSSGILNATVSPSDADE, from the coding sequence ATGAACCGCGCGATTCCTGCCCTCCTCGCGTTGGTACTCGTCCTCTCGCTTCCCGCGACGACGGTCGGTAGCGCGATGTTGGCTACTGACACCGAGCATGTTCGGGACGGGTCCGCTACACTCCCTGCTCTCCAACAAGAGACGGCGGAGACGCAATCAACTCCAGTCGAAATTGAGAACACAACGAATCGGCTTCCACTCGCTGGTGACGTTCGAGAAGATCACGTCGAATACAAGCCGGATCTCGGCGCGGCGCTCGCGAGCGCAGACGACGGCCTCCGGATCGATCACGAGCAGTATGTCCTCGCCGATAGCGAGTTCGAAGATGCGACCCCTGACGAACGGGTTGAGATGATCGAGACAGCTTACTCCCGAATTCAGGATCAGGTCGATACCTTAGAGCAGAGTGAACGAGAGGCTGTCCGTGCACACGCTAACGGCGAACGATCGACAGCTGAGGTTCTTGGCACGATTGCCCGAAACTACCAGAAGGCAGAGATACTCGACGGTGCGATCGCCGATCTCGAAGCGAAATCATACCGGACAAATGATTATTCGCTTTCGAACTCGAACCTGGGCGCTGATCGGGCTGTCCTCGACTTCCGCCGCACCGCGATTCGTACCGACCTCGCCACTGCACTACAATATCCGGCGACGGAGCCCAGTTCGGTGCGCCTTGAGACCTCGCAGAACGGCTATCGACTTTCGATGGTGGACGGCGGAAACTACCTTTCCGAGACGGTTCGGTTCGACAACCGTGACCTTACTCAGCCGGATCAGTTCGAGGAATACGAATCGATCGACCGCGCAGACGAACTGTATCCGTGGGCTTCGGAGTCGATCAGTGATCCGTTCCCGAATATGCAGGCTCACAGCGCTGAACGCGGATTCTACTCGATCGAGTACTTCCACAATCACGGTACGCTCGAGATCCACCTCGACGCTGGAACGGGCAACGTCTATCACGAGATTCAGAAGCTCTCGATCGGTTCACTGCCCGTAACCAATGAGCGGATGTACGCAGGCAACGGTCTCGAACTCTCGCTCAACGAAACGCCCGCGAACGGCCCCGTCGAGGTGACCGTTACCGATTCGCTGGACGAGCCGGAATCGGCGACGATCTCGATCGACGGGGTCGAAATCGGGACGACCGATGCCGATGACGGGACGCGCTGGATCATCCCGCCGAGCGACGAGTACGAATTGCAGACTGAGACGTCGTCCGGAATCCTCAACGCGACCGTTTCGCCTTCGGACGCCGACGAGTAG
- a CDS encoding DUF373 family protein — protein MLLVLCVDLDDDLGRKTGFTTPVIGRDPVEEAAIALATEDPEDSDVNVIFQGLHVYDDLDERDESVEVAVVTGNEDGDVAANREVGDEVDTVLASLSTAEDVTALVITDGAQDESVIPVIRSRVPIDGVRRVVVRQAQNLESMYYTIKQVLDDPETRGTVLIPLGILLLIYPLALIGSALEMPGFVLGTTSALLGLYLISRGLGLGDRLDTAVERARRSLYAGRTTLLAYVVAAALFVLGGVSGTNELETIQESTAGEVSAPVMLAALVYGSIQWLAAAGVTTSLGQITDEYIAGSLEWRYLNAPFYVVSIALVLRAVSAFFLDKVEISYLATALTAGTLLGIASTLAFAVLESRYTDSDAEREADADAEGRRQTDSA, from the coding sequence ATGCTGCTGGTCCTGTGTGTCGACCTCGACGACGACCTCGGTCGCAAGACCGGCTTCACGACGCCGGTGATCGGTCGCGACCCCGTCGAAGAGGCGGCCATCGCCCTTGCGACCGAAGACCCCGAGGACTCAGACGTCAACGTCATCTTTCAGGGGTTGCACGTCTACGACGATCTGGACGAGCGCGACGAGAGCGTCGAAGTCGCCGTCGTCACCGGAAACGAGGACGGCGACGTCGCCGCCAACCGCGAGGTCGGGGACGAAGTCGACACCGTCCTGGCGAGTCTCTCGACCGCCGAGGACGTCACCGCCCTGGTCATCACCGACGGGGCGCAGGACGAATCCGTCATCCCCGTCATTCGGTCGCGAGTCCCTATCGACGGCGTGCGCCGCGTCGTCGTCCGCCAGGCCCAGAACTTGGAGTCGATGTACTACACCATCAAGCAGGTGTTGGACGACCCCGAGACGCGGGGGACCGTCCTGATCCCGCTCGGCATCCTGCTGCTAATCTACCCGCTCGCGCTGATCGGCAGCGCCCTCGAGATGCCCGGCTTCGTCCTCGGAACGACCTCGGCGCTGCTCGGGCTCTATCTCATCTCCCGCGGGTTGGGGCTGGGCGACCGACTCGATACGGCAGTCGAGCGCGCCCGGCGCTCGCTGTACGCCGGCCGGACGACCCTGCTCGCGTACGTCGTCGCCGCGGCCCTGTTCGTCCTCGGCGGCGTCAGCGGAACGAACGAACTCGAGACGATCCAGGAGTCGACGGCCGGCGAAGTCAGTGCGCCGGTCATGCTCGCGGCGCTGGTCTACGGCTCGATCCAGTGGCTCGCCGCCGCCGGCGTGACGACCAGCCTCGGGCAGATCACCGACGAGTACATCGCCGGTTCCCTCGAGTGGCGGTACCTCAACGCGCCGTTCTACGTCGTCTCGATCGCGCTCGTCCTGCGCGCGGTCAGCGCCTTCTTCCTCGATAAGGTGGAGATCAGCTACCTCGCGACGGCCCTGACCGCCGGCACGCTGCTGGGTATCGCGAGCACGCTCGCCTTTGCAGTACTGGAGTCGCGGTACACGGACTCGGACGCCGAGAGGGAAGCCGATGCTGACGCCGAGGGCAGGCGCCAGACCGATAGCGCCTGA
- a CDS encoding electron transfer flavoprotein subunit beta/FixA family protein, giving the protein MKILVTVKEVATVDDEFEIEGTEIAERYLGADLNEWDDYAVEEAVQLQEAGIADEVVTVTIGPEDCEQTIRQALAKGADRAIRVWDDALEEINLLDVGAKRDLLGAVIAEEDPDLVLTGVQSGDDNFGATGVSVAEALGYEWAAVVNHLEHDFEDGTASVRRELEGGVEELTEVELPAVLTVQTGINEPRYASLRGIRQAQRKELDVVGLADLGIDAAAIEPELSLTDMYEPESESDVTVWEGDAEQTATELADLLRDKGVAQ; this is encoded by the coding sequence ATGAAAATACTCGTCACGGTCAAGGAAGTCGCCACCGTGGACGACGAGTTCGAGATCGAAGGCACGGAGATCGCCGAGCGGTATCTCGGTGCCGATCTGAACGAGTGGGACGACTACGCCGTCGAGGAGGCCGTCCAACTGCAGGAAGCGGGGATCGCCGACGAAGTCGTCACCGTTACCATCGGCCCCGAAGACTGCGAGCAGACGATCCGCCAGGCGCTCGCGAAGGGCGCCGACCGCGCGATCCGCGTCTGGGACGACGCGCTCGAGGAGATCAACCTCCTCGACGTCGGCGCGAAGCGGGACCTCCTCGGCGCCGTCATCGCGGAGGAGGATCCCGATCTCGTCCTGACGGGCGTTCAGTCCGGCGACGATAACTTCGGCGCGACCGGCGTCTCGGTCGCCGAGGCGCTCGGCTACGAGTGGGCGGCCGTCGTCAACCACCTCGAGCACGACTTCGAGGACGGCACCGCCTCGGTCCGGCGCGAACTCGAGGGCGGCGTCGAGGAGTTGACCGAGGTCGAACTGCCGGCCGTCCTGACCGTCCAGACGGGGATCAACGAGCCTCGGTACGCCAGTCTGCGGGGGATCCGCCAGGCCCAGCGTAAGGAACTGGATGTCGTCGGACTCGCGGACCTCGGTATCGACGCGGCGGCGATCGAACCGGAACTCTCGCTGACGGACATGTACGAACCCGAAAGCGAGAGCGACGTGACGGTCTGGGAGGGCGATGCCGAACAGACAGCAACGGAACTTGCTGATCTGCTTCGCGACAAGGGGGTGGCACAATGA
- a CDS encoding helix-turn-helix transcriptional regulator yields the protein MYSCFSSFSGRIRQISDWYLRFTAFHTRRRRFIRRWKGFFSRGNHPLVRMRLLPAVTLALTVLLATAAFGPVAVASTASTTGADDHTPTTIDRSLLQSLPIDQSTADTTQFQSQQPIIQEQEPLPAADPKQIIRLNVSEKGDVRWTIESRFIVTGEDDIETLEEYADAIRRGDEDTRYDAQLFEPYVSQAEASTGREMTIENAKLADPEFRTLDEEHASTEGDEETQIGVIAYSFTWTNFASVDGDRIYFGDAFQATDEENEVWLSLYDGQRLVVETPQNYALETPSSLSWDGPHQFEASELEIVFLRGSTGPSSPVPSSVWLVGLIGVILIAAGLGGYLAYRYAQRSESIGIPLDPGRVTDEITVRRPEDQVTSDSAATDPETSDSAHRNDTGSPEPPSTQFEYEESDDDIDPELLSDEERVHRMLKRNGGRMKQATIVKETGWSNAKVSQLLSQMDDDGEIEKLRIGRENLITLPEVDPTEVD from the coding sequence TTGTACTCTTGCTTCTCCAGTTTTAGCGGTCGAATACGGCAAATAAGTGACTGGTATTTACGTTTTACGGCGTTTCACACGAGGAGGAGACGTTTTATTCGTCGATGGAAAGGGTTTTTTTCTCGGGGAAACCACCCGTTGGTACGCATGCGGTTACTCCCCGCCGTTACGCTTGCCCTCACTGTCCTCCTCGCGACGGCTGCTTTCGGGCCAGTTGCCGTCGCATCGACGGCTTCGACTACCGGAGCCGACGACCACACACCGACCACTATCGATCGATCTCTCTTGCAATCTCTTCCGATCGACCAATCGACCGCGGACACGACTCAGTTCCAGTCACAGCAACCAATCATCCAAGAGCAAGAACCGCTTCCCGCAGCCGATCCGAAACAGATCATTCGGTTGAACGTCTCCGAAAAGGGTGACGTTCGATGGACGATCGAAAGTCGGTTCATCGTAACCGGCGAAGATGATATCGAGACCCTCGAGGAGTATGCGGATGCTATCAGACGCGGCGATGAGGACACTCGGTACGACGCACAACTGTTCGAACCGTACGTCTCGCAAGCCGAAGCATCGACCGGTCGTGAGATGACGATCGAAAATGCAAAGCTGGCGGATCCTGAATTCCGCACGCTCGACGAAGAACACGCTAGTACCGAAGGCGATGAGGAAACACAGATTGGCGTCATCGCATACTCGTTTACATGGACGAACTTCGCGAGCGTCGACGGGGACCGGATCTACTTCGGTGATGCGTTCCAAGCAACCGACGAAGAGAATGAGGTTTGGCTCTCGCTATACGATGGACAACGGCTCGTCGTCGAGACACCTCAAAATTATGCGCTCGAGACCCCGTCGTCGCTATCATGGGACGGGCCCCATCAGTTCGAAGCCAGTGAACTCGAGATCGTCTTCCTCAGAGGATCGACCGGACCGTCATCGCCCGTGCCGAGTTCAGTATGGTTGGTGGGTTTGATCGGCGTGATTTTGATTGCAGCCGGACTTGGCGGGTATCTGGCGTATCGCTACGCACAGCGGTCGGAGTCAATCGGAATTCCCCTCGATCCAGGACGAGTCACCGACGAAATCACGGTCAGAAGGCCTGAAGATCAGGTGACATCCGATTCGGCAGCTACCGATCCTGAAACGAGCGATTCTGCACACAGGAACGATACCGGATCACCGGAGCCACCTAGTACACAGTTCGAATACGAGGAGTCCGACGACGATATCGACCCCGAACTGTTGAGCGACGAGGAGCGCGTCCACCGGATGCTCAAGCGAAACGGCGGACGGATGAAACAGGCGACGATCGTCAAAGAAACGGGCTGGTCGAATGCGAAAGTCTCGCAGTTGCTCTCGCAGATGGACGACGACGGCGAGATCGAAAAGCTACGGATCGGTCGGGAGAACCTCATCACGCTCCCCGAAGTCGATCCGACGGAAGTCGATTAA
- a CDS encoding radical SAM protein, giving the protein MISKGCEQCAKGGKMVLFVYGYCDQRDCFYCPLGENRKNVTDVYANERRVEDDQDVIAEAKRMDALGTSITGGEPQEALDRTCHYLSLLKEEFGEDHHTHLYTGITGGRENMRRLSEAGLDEIRFHPPYEQWGDLHGTEWEEILYIAREEGLTPAFEIPGIRAEEEFLEFLDEGAADFCNVNEFEMSQGNYRRMQEQGFELKEDHMSAVDGSREEILEVMGDHEQVYFCTSVFKDAAQHRRRLKRMARNVRREFDDVTDDGTLVYGKTYADPERFEELGVPEEFYTVKSNHVEVAWWLLEEMIEEGDLEDGEIVEQYPSYDGQVVERTPLA; this is encoded by the coding sequence ATGATCTCAAAGGGCTGTGAGCAGTGCGCGAAAGGCGGCAAGATGGTCCTGTTCGTCTACGGTTACTGCGACCAGCGCGACTGCTTCTACTGCCCGCTCGGCGAGAACCGCAAGAACGTCACCGACGTCTACGCCAACGAGCGACGGGTCGAGGACGACCAGGACGTCATCGCCGAGGCAAAGCGGATGGACGCTCTGGGCACCTCGATCACCGGCGGCGAGCCCCAGGAGGCGCTGGACCGAACCTGCCACTACCTCTCCCTGCTCAAAGAGGAGTTCGGCGAGGACCACCACACCCACCTCTACACCGGCATCACCGGCGGCCGCGAGAACATGCGCCGCCTCTCAGAGGCCGGACTCGACGAAATCCGGTTCCACCCGCCCTACGAACAGTGGGGCGACCTCCACGGCACCGAATGGGAGGAGATTCTGTACATCGCCCGCGAAGAGGGGCTCACGCCCGCCTTCGAGATTCCGGGTATTCGGGCCGAAGAGGAATTCCTCGAGTTCTTGGACGAGGGCGCCGCCGACTTCTGTAACGTCAACGAGTTCGAGATGTCCCAGGGCAACTACCGCCGAATGCAGGAGCAAGGCTTCGAACTCAAGGAAGATCACATGAGCGCCGTCGACGGGTCGCGGGAGGAAATCCTCGAGGTGATGGGCGATCACGAGCAGGTCTACTTCTGTACCTCGGTGTTCAAGGACGCCGCCCAGCACCGCCGTCGGCTGAAGCGCATGGCCCGCAACGTCCGCCGCGAGTTCGACGACGTTACCGACGACGGCACCCTCGTCTACGGGAAAACGTACGCTGATCCCGAACGCTTCGAAGAATTGGGCGTCCCCGAGGAGTTCTACACCGTCAAGTCGAACCACGTCGAGGTCGCCTGGTGGCTCTTAGAGGAGATGATCGAGGAAGGCGACCTCGAGGACGGCGAAATCGTCGAGCAGTACCCGAGTTACGACGGGCAGGTCGTCGAACGGACGCCGCTAGCGTAG
- a CDS encoding electron transfer flavoprotein subunit alpha/FixB family protein: MTDILAVADHRRGELRDVSYELLTAGRLLADETGGDLHVAVISGTVEDFASKLDREGVDVVHTVDYGEEFNHGVYAQAITQLYDRLAPRYVLTPNSVNGLDYAPAVATTLDVPIVTDVVGLETDGETLTATREMYGGKVETTTELEGPAVVTIRGAEWPAAEGTGDAAIEPADVTIDEDALGSTVNGFEEVAGGDVDISDADVLVSVGRGIEEEENLDLVFDLAEALDATVSASRPIVDNGWLPKNRQVGQSGKVVTPDVYIAIGISGAVQHVAGMKGSDTIVAINTDPNAPIMDIADYAIVDDLFDVVPALTAEFS, encoded by the coding sequence ATGACTGATATCCTCGCGGTCGCCGATCACCGACGCGGCGAGTTGCGCGACGTCAGCTACGAACTGCTCACCGCCGGCCGTCTGCTTGCCGACGAAACCGGCGGCGATCTCCACGTCGCCGTCATCAGCGGTACCGTCGAGGATTTCGCGTCGAAACTCGATCGAGAGGGCGTCGACGTCGTCCACACCGTCGACTACGGCGAGGAGTTCAACCACGGCGTCTACGCGCAGGCGATCACCCAACTCTACGACCGACTCGCGCCGCGGTACGTCCTCACGCCCAACAGCGTCAACGGACTGGACTACGCGCCCGCCGTCGCGACTACACTCGACGTGCCGATCGTCACCGACGTCGTCGGCCTCGAGACCGACGGCGAGACGCTGACCGCCACCCGCGAGATGTACGGCGGAAAGGTCGAAACGACGACCGAACTCGAGGGCCCCGCGGTCGTGACGATCCGCGGCGCGGAGTGGCCCGCCGCGGAAGGAACCGGCGACGCCGCGATCGAACCCGCCGACGTGACGATCGACGAGGACGCGCTCGGTTCGACCGTCAACGGGTTCGAAGAGGTTGCCGGCGGCGACGTCGACATCAGCGACGCCGACGTGCTCGTCTCCGTCGGTCGCGGGATCGAGGAGGAGGAAAATCTGGATCTCGTCTTCGACCTCGCGGAGGCGCTGGATGCGACGGTATCGGCCTCCCGGCCGATCGTCGACAACGGCTGGCTGCCCAAGAACCGACAGGTCGGCCAGTCCGGAAAGGTCGTCACGCCGGACGTCTACATCGCGATCGGCATCTCCGGTGCCGTTCAACACGTTGCCGGAATGAAGGGGTCCGACACGATCGTCGCGATCAACACCGATCCCAACGCGCCGATCATGGATATCGCGGACTACGCGATCGTCGACGACCTGTTCGATGTCGTGCCGGCGCTGACGGCGGAATTTAGCTAA
- a CDS encoding polyprenyl synthetase family protein encodes MELLERRRALIEERLIDVIDGVDPETLNEEVRHVALSGGKRVRPMVTVLACETVGGTAEDAVEFGVGIELVHNASLVIDDIIDRSELRRGTPSAWAEFGYGPAIIASDGLLGEAFSLFSTDPDATRVVADAMVELGIGEATELSAKPANEAEYMTLARRKTGALFRAAAELGAIAADSEPVTVEALGEYAERVGIAFQIRDDVLDAVADPEDLGKPTGHDAALERPSVVQVTDLTPEEANARARAEADRAIDALDRVEVADPEAKEYLLELAEFVVERER; translated from the coding sequence ATGGAACTTCTGGAGCGCCGTCGGGCGCTAATTGAGGAGCGTCTCATCGACGTCATCGACGGGGTCGATCCCGAGACGCTCAACGAGGAAGTTCGCCACGTCGCGCTGTCCGGCGGGAAGCGCGTGCGGCCGATGGTGACGGTGTTGGCCTGCGAAACGGTCGGCGGAACGGCCGAGGATGCAGTCGAGTTCGGCGTCGGCATCGAACTCGTCCACAACGCCTCGCTCGTCATCGACGACATCATCGACCGCTCGGAACTGCGCCGCGGGACCCCAAGCGCCTGGGCCGAGTTCGGCTACGGGCCGGCGATTATCGCCAGCGACGGCCTGCTCGGCGAAGCCTTTAGCCTCTTCTCGACGGATCCGGACGCAACCCGAGTCGTCGCCGACGCGATGGTCGAACTCGGCATCGGCGAGGCGACGGAGCTCTCGGCCAAGCCGGCCAACGAAGCGGAGTACATGACCCTTGCTCGCCGCAAGACCGGCGCCCTCTTTCGCGCCGCGGCCGAACTCGGAGCGATCGCCGCCGACTCCGAGCCGGTCACCGTCGAGGCGCTGGGCGAGTACGCCGAGCGCGTCGGCATCGCCTTCCAGATCCGGGACGACGTCTTAGATGCCGTCGCCGATCCCGAGGACCTCGGCAAGCCGACCGGCCACGACGCCGCCCTCGAGCGCCCCTCGGTCGTCCAGGTGACGGACCTCACGCCCGAAGAAGCGAACGCACGCGCGCGAGCGGAGGCCGACCGCGCGATCGACGCGCTCGATCGGGTCGAGGTCGCCGATCCCGAGGCCAAGGAGTACCTGCTCGAGCTGGCGGAATTCGTCGTCGAGCGCGAGCGGTAA
- a CDS encoding TRAM domain-containing protein: MADCPLADDCPSFSERISGMGCQHYGDRGGKEWCQHYNQPIEDLKTQPVKSGEEVVLDIVDMHESGAGVGRTEDGFIVLVDGLLPECRARVEITQVHSNHARAENLEQLPMDGEEEEPADADDDSDDDADADEATADDENEDEETDTGTRARERLGSRENFWGS, encoded by the coding sequence ATGGCAGACTGTCCGCTCGCCGACGACTGTCCGAGCTTCTCCGAACGGATCTCGGGAATGGGGTGCCAACACTACGGTGATCGAGGGGGCAAGGAGTGGTGCCAGCACTACAACCAGCCCATCGAGGATCTGAAGACCCAGCCCGTCAAATCCGGCGAAGAAGTCGTGCTCGACATCGTCGACATGCACGAAAGCGGCGCCGGCGTCGGCCGCACCGAGGACGGCTTCATCGTCCTCGTCGACGGCCTGCTGCCCGAGTGCCGCGCTCGCGTCGAGATTACCCAGGTCCACAGCAACCACGCCCGCGCAGAGAACCTCGAGCAGCTTCCGATGGACGGGGAGGAAGAGGAACCCGCAGACGCGGACGACGATTCGGACGACGACGCGGACGCGGACGAGGCCACGGCGGACGACGAGAACGAGGACGAGGAGACGGACACCGGGACCCGCGCTCGCGAACGGCTCGGCAGTCGCGAGAACTTCTGGGGCTCGTAG
- a CDS encoding methyl-accepting chemotaxis protein produces the protein MKFAIILLVIGISVGAIGVVGTAQIEDGVQSNVYENYETLALQQSEAVQEFHEDNRRTVQSIARYSGLDSADQSEAQAYIDSEVADLDGGGAGEVNVHYLETNGDVIASSLVDQGTELEGDWVDELDQRSDTYVTNAYESGEYDDSTARVAYVTDSGDVPDGRVLVYTVPVSDYSISSTDSIRTMVVDSSGTIAFGETRSGLLKDYDEADQLLTDAGSMESGGMEAGPAEGVLTTDDAFAGETYVVGYASVPGTDWVTLVHTPTEQAYGFVEDVRLYGTLATVGAVLLIGLVGAVFGWNTSRSIDRLTTKAARMEEGDLNVDLDSPRIDSIGRLYDGFDSMRDSLQTQIEETTQAREEAEEARAEAERLNAHLEAKADEYSDVMQTAADGDLTARMDPESENEAMTAIATEFNDMIAEIEATTAEVKSFATEVATASEEVTASSEEVRSASGQVAESIQEISEGADRQNDSLQSVTQEMNGLSTTIEEIAASSNQVAELAERTARTGERGREAAQEAIEGMQEIETDSESAVEEIERLEAEMEQIDDLLEFITEVAEQTNMLALNANIEASRSSSSNEGFSAVAGEVKELAEDTREAAADIEDRLEQIKEQTDRTATEVQRTSDRVSEHTDSVERAADALDEIADYATETNTGVQEISNASDEQAASTQQVVAMVDDVAAIAEQTSSESETVAAAAEEQTTALTEVSRSAGELANRASHLSETLDSFETDADVDPGAAADLESEPEFDSVSDADFDAADGDALETDLSNEAWESDEDDDSDAETVIGGTDSEDVIGGTDDGAASDDAAGFELADDADDDIAEGDEVISFDESGVELNESDAESGPSESSTDAEDTDGTDSVDDAIEDAESGDVQDDSEAVETDDGTDPLSDSFQFDRSNDE, from the coding sequence TTGAAATTTGCGATCATCTTGCTGGTCATCGGCATCTCGGTGGGTGCAATCGGGGTCGTCGGGACCGCACAGATCGAAGACGGCGTCCAGTCGAACGTCTACGAGAACTACGAAACGCTCGCGCTCCAGCAGTCGGAGGCGGTCCAGGAGTTCCACGAGGATAATCGACGGACGGTCCAATCGATCGCTCGCTACAGCGGGCTCGATTCTGCCGATCAATCCGAAGCACAGGCCTACATCGACAGCGAAGTCGCCGATCTCGACGGCGGTGGCGCAGGGGAAGTAAACGTCCACTACCTCGAGACGAACGGCGACGTCATCGCGAGTTCGCTCGTCGACCAAGGCACCGAACTCGAGGGTGACTGGGTCGACGAGCTCGACCAGCGGAGTGATACGTACGTGACGAACGCGTACGAGAGCGGCGAGTACGACGACTCCACGGCGCGCGTCGCGTACGTGACCGATTCCGGCGACGTGCCCGACGGACGGGTGCTCGTCTACACGGTGCCGGTCAGCGACTACTCCATCAGTAGCACCGACAGCATTCGGACGATGGTCGTCGACTCGAGCGGCACGATCGCCTTCGGCGAGACCAGAAGCGGTCTGCTCAAGGACTACGACGAAGCCGACCAGCTGCTGACCGACGCCGGATCGATGGAGTCCGGCGGCATGGAGGCCGGGCCGGCCGAGGGCGTGCTCACGACTGACGACGCGTTCGCCGGCGAGACCTACGTCGTCGGCTACGCGTCGGTCCCCGGCACCGACTGGGTGACGCTCGTGCACACGCCGACCGAGCAGGCCTACGGGTTCGTCGAGGACGTTCGCCTCTACGGCACGCTCGCGACGGTCGGCGCCGTGTTGCTCATCGGCCTCGTCGGCGCGGTCTTCGGCTGGAACACCTCCAGATCGATCGACCGGCTGACCACGAAGGCCGCCCGCATGGAGGAGGGCGACCTCAACGTCGATCTCGACTCCCCCCGGATCGACAGCATCGGACGCCTCTATGACGGGTTCGACAGCATGCGCGACTCGCTGCAGACCCAGATCGAGGAGACGACCCAGGCCCGCGAGGAGGCCGAGGAGGCCCGCGCCGAGGCGGAGCGGCTCAACGCCCACCTCGAGGCGAAGGCCGACGAGTACAGCGACGTGATGCAGACCGCGGCCGACGGCGATCTCACCGCGCGGATGGATCCCGAAAGCGAGAACGAGGCGATGACCGCAATCGCCACGGAGTTCAACGACATGATCGCCGAAATCGAGGCGACGACGGCCGAGGTCAAGTCCTTCGCGACCGAGGTCGCCACGGCTTCGGAGGAAGTGACCGCCTCGAGCGAGGAGGTCCGCTCCGCCTCCGGGCAGGTCGCGGAATCCATTCAGGAGATTTCCGAGGGTGCCGACCGCCAGAACGACAGTCTCCAGTCGGTCACCCAGGAGATGAACGGACTCTCGACGACCATCGAGGAGATCGCGGCCTCCTCGAACCAGGTCGCCGAACTCGCCGAACGGACCGCCCGGACCGGCGAACGCGGTCGCGAAGCCGCACAGGAAGCCATCGAGGGGATGCAGGAGATCGAAACCGACTCCGAGTCCGCCGTCGAGGAGATCGAACGCCTCGAGGCCGAAATGGAACAGATCGACGACCTGCTCGAGTTCATCACCGAGGTCGCCGAGCAGACCAACATGCTGGCGCTGAACGCCAACATCGAGGCCTCGCGCTCGAGCAGTTCCAACGAGGGCTTCTCGGCGGTCGCCGGCGAGGTCAAGGAACTCGCCGAGGACACCCGCGAAGCGGCCGCGGACATCGAAGACCGACTCGAACAGATCAAAGAGCAGACCGACCGCACTGCAACCGAGGTCCAGCGCACCAGCGACCGGGTTTCCGAGCACACCGACTCGGTCGAACGCGCCGCGGACGCGCTCGACGAGATCGCCGACTACGCGACCGAGACCAACACCGGCGTGCAGGAAATCTCCAACGCCAGCGACGAACAGGCGGCCTCGACCCAGCAGGTCGTCGCGATGGTCGACGACGTCGCGGCGATCGCCGAACAGACCAGCTCCGAGAGCGAGACGGTCGCGGCTGCCGCCGAAGAACAGACGACCGCGCTCACCGAAGTCTCCCGCAGCGCCGGCGAACTTGCGAACCGCGCCTCCCACCTCTCGGAGACGCTCGATAGCTTCGAGACCGACGCGGACGTCGACCCCGGTGCCGCTGCGGACCTCGAGTCGGAGCCGGAGTTCGATTCCGTTTCGGACGCCGACTTCGACGCGGCCGACGGCGACGCGCTCGAGACCGATCTGTCGAACGAGGCGTGGGAAAGCGACGAGGACGACGATTCGGACGCCGAGACCGTGATCGGCGGCACCGACAGTGAGGATGTGATCGGCGGTACCGACGATGGCGCTGCGAGCGACGACGCGGCTGGATTCGAACTCGCTGACGACGCGGACGACGATATCGCCGAGGGCGACGAGGTAATCTCCTTCGACGAATCGGGCGTCGAACTGAACGAGTCGGACGCCGAATCCGGACCGTCGGAGTCCTCGACCGACGCGGAGGACACGGACGGCACGGACTCGGTTGACGACGCCATCGAGGACGCGGAGAGCGGCGACGTGCAGGACGACAGCGAGGCCGTCGAAACGGACGACGGCACGGACCCGCTCTCGGACTCGTTCCAGTTCGATCGATCGAACGACGAGTAA